From a single Piliocolobus tephrosceles isolate RC106 chromosome 21, ASM277652v3, whole genome shotgun sequence genomic region:
- the ZNF791 gene encoding zinc finger protein 791 has protein sequence MDSVAFEDVSVSFSQEEWALLAPSQKKLYRDVMQETFKNLASIGEKWEDQNVEDQHKNQGRNLRSHVRERLCEGKEGSQRAETFSPNLSVRKNTAGVKPYECTVCGKVFMRRSSLTRHMRSHTGYELFEKPYKCKECGKAFSYLKSFQRHERSHTGEKPYKCKQCGKTFIYHQPFQTHERTHIGEKPYECKQCGKALSCPSSLRIHERIHTGEKPYECKKCGKAFSCPSSIRIHERTHTGEKPYACKECGKAFISHTSVLTHMITHNGDRPYKCKECGKAFIFPSFLRVHERIHTGEKPYKCKQCGKAFRCSTSIQIHERTHTGEKPYKCKECGKSFSARPAFRVHLRVHTGEKPYKCNECGKAFSRTSYFRIHERTHTGEKPYECKKCGKTFNYPLDLQIHERNHTGEKPYECKECAKAFISLENFRRHMITHTGDGPYKCRDCGKAFIFPSALRTHERTHTGEKPYECKQCGKAFSCSSYIQIHERTHTGEKPYECKECGKAFIYPTSFQGHMRMHTGEKPYKCKECGKAFSLHSSFQRHERIHSCEKPVECKQCGKGFSLSTSLQKHMRMHTR, from the exons ATG GACTCGGTGGCTTTTGAGGATGTGTCTGTGAGCTTCAGCCAGGAGGAGTGGGCTCTGCTGGCTCCTTCACAGAAGAAACTCTACAGAGATGTGATGCAGGAAACATTCAAGAACCTGGCATCTATAG GGGAAAAATGGGAAGACCAGAATGTTGAAGATCAACACAAAAACCAGGGGAGAAATCTAAG AAGCCATGTGAGAGAGAGACTCTGTGAAGGTAAAGAAGGTAGTCAACGTGCAGAAACCTTCAGTCCCAATCTCAGTGTGAGGAAGAACACTGCTGGAGTAAAACCATATGAATGTACTGTCTGTGGAAAAGTCTTCATGCGTCGTTCATCCCTTACTAGACACATGAGGTCTCACACTGGATATGAGCTATTTGAGAAGCCATataaatgtaaggaatgtgggaaagcctttagtTATCTCAAATCCTTTCAAAGACATGAAAGGAgtcacactggagaaaaaccctataaatgtaaacaatgtggaaAAACCTTCATATATCACCAACCCTTTCAAACACATGAGCGGACGCACAttggagaaaaaccctatgaatgtaagcaATGTGGAAAAGCTCTTAGTTGTCCCAGTTCACTTCGAATTCATGAAAGgattcacactggagaaaagccctatgaatgtaaaaaatgtgggaaagccttcagttgTCCCAGTTCTATTCGAATACACGaaagaactcacactggagagaaaccctacgcatgtaaggaatgtgggaaagccttcattTCCCACACAAGTGTTCTAACACACATGATAACACACAACGGCGATAGACCTTATAAATGCAAGGAATGTGGGAAGGCATTCATTTTTCCCAGTTTTTTACGAGTACACGaaagaattcacactggagagaaaccctataaatgtaaacaatgtggtaaAGCCTTCAGATGTTCCACCTCCATTCAAATTCATGAAAgaactcatactggagagaagccctataaatgtaaagaatgtgggaagTCTTTCAGTGCACGCCCAGCCTTTCGCGTACACCTGAGAGtgcacactggagagaaaccctataagtGTAacgaatgtgggaaagccttcagtcgGACCAGTTACTTTCGAATACAtgaaaggactcacactggagaaaaaccctacGAATGTAAAAAATGTGGGAAAACCTTCAATTATCCTCTAGATTTGCAAATCCATGAGAGAAatcacactggagaaaaaccctatgagTGTAAGGAATGTGCAAAAGCCTTCATTTCTCTCGAGAACTTTCGAAGACACATGATTACCCACACTGGAGACGGACCTTATAAATGTAGGGACTGTGGGAAGGCCTTCATTTTTCCTAGTGCGTTACGAACACATGAGcggactcacactggagagaaaccctatgaatgtaaacaatgtggaaaagcctttagTTGTTCTAGTTACATTCAGATACATGAAAGAACTCACACTGGggagaaaccttatgaatgtaaggaatgcgGGAAGGCCTTTATTTATCCCACAAGCTTTCAAGGACACATGAGAAtgcatactggagagaaaccctataaatgtaaagaatgtgggaaggcctttagTCTTCACAGTTCCTTTCAAAGACATGAAAGAATTCACAGTTGTGAGAAACCTGTTGAATGTAAGCAGTGTGGAAAAGGCTTCAGTTTGTCCACATCCTTACAAAAGCATATGAGAATGCACACTCGATAG